In Candidatus Roseilinea sp., one DNA window encodes the following:
- a CDS encoding ABC transporter ATP-binding protein: MADIELQQVEKRFGEQYAVRPLDLCIKNGEFVALLGPSGCGKTTTLRMIAGLETVSGGRIILNGQDVTWLKPSQRDVAMVFQFFALYPHLTAWENIAFPLQAEGERRENIQRRVKEVAELLQIEPLLKSRPGALSSGDQQRIALARALVRRPSCFLMDEPLGALDADFRETMRSEIKRLHILQNATTVYVTHDQIEAMAMADRIVVMSQGVVQQVGTPAEVYHTPSNLFVAQFIGSPGMNLVKGDWADGVATLPGGNRYTPPPGWPEALNRGLSGSGVIVGFRPEAVHIHPSGQLAATVYSVDLHGAYTMLVLEMGDDHSIHARVSRDAHFTVGETIRFDLNPSMVRFFDPKNERAVPPIHHA, from the coding sequence ATGGCAGACATCGAACTCCAGCAAGTCGAGAAGCGATTCGGGGAGCAGTATGCCGTCCGGCCGCTCGATCTCTGCATCAAGAACGGCGAATTCGTGGCGCTGCTCGGCCCATCGGGCTGCGGCAAGACCACAACGCTGCGCATGATCGCCGGCCTGGAGACGGTGAGCGGTGGCAGGATCATCCTCAACGGCCAGGACGTCACTTGGCTGAAGCCGAGCCAGCGCGACGTGGCCATGGTCTTCCAGTTCTTCGCGCTCTACCCGCATCTAACGGCCTGGGAGAACATCGCCTTCCCCCTGCAAGCCGAAGGTGAGCGCCGAGAGAATATCCAGCGGCGCGTGAAGGAAGTGGCCGAACTGTTGCAGATCGAGCCGCTGCTCAAATCGCGCCCCGGCGCGCTCAGCAGCGGCGACCAACAGCGCATCGCGCTGGCGCGCGCGCTGGTGCGCCGACCATCGTGCTTCTTGATGGACGAGCCGCTCGGCGCACTCGACGCTGACTTTCGCGAGACGATGCGTTCGGAGATCAAGCGCCTGCACATTCTGCAAAACGCAACCACCGTCTATGTCACGCACGATCAGATCGAGGCGATGGCGATGGCCGACCGCATCGTGGTGATGAGCCAAGGCGTGGTGCAACAAGTCGGCACGCCGGCCGAGGTGTATCACACGCCCAGCAACCTGTTCGTGGCGCAATTCATCGGCAGCCCCGGCATGAACTTGGTGAAAGGCGATTGGGCCGATGGTGTCGCGACGTTGCCCGGCGGCAATCGCTATACGCCGCCGCCCGGCTGGCCGGAGGCGCTCAACCGTGGGTTGTCCGGCAGCGGCGTCATCGTCGGCTTCCGGCCGGAGGCGGTGCACATCCACCCAAGCGGACAACTGGCTGCCACCGTATATTCGGTGGATTTGCACGGCGCATATACGATGCTGGTGCTGGAGATGGGCGACGATCACTCGATTCACGCGCGCGTCAGCCGTGACGCGCACTTTACCGTCGGCGAGACCATTCGCTTCGACCTGAATCCGTCTATGGTGCGCTTCTTCGACCCGAAGAACGAGCGGGCGGTTCCACCCATCCATCATGCATGA
- a CDS encoding ABC transporter ATP-binding protein has translation MATVELSHITKKFGSVIALNDVSFTVKDGEFFVLLGQTGAGKTTTLRVIAGLEKQDAGDVFFDGQPMNDATPAERDTAFVFQYYSLYPTMSVYDNLAFPLRAPGRNLSEAEIKQRVHEAAERVRIPHLLQRSTRNLSGGEMQRVALGRALVRRPRIFLMDEPLSNLDAKLREALRIELNRLQREAHSTTLFVTHDQIEAMTLADRVGVLREGVLVQVGTPREIYDFPATTFVAKLVGVPRINLYDAARADGMIRVPDSTIQLPAPTHAELPESFTLGFRPEDVKITPDGDLSGQIALLEPLGVETIVHIRSGRQSLLSTISGIADFGIGSEVRYRIVRERLHFFDRKTGHRLSFN, from the coding sequence GTGGCAACAGTCGAGCTAAGCCATATCACCAAGAAATTCGGCTCCGTCATCGCATTGAACGATGTGAGCTTCACCGTGAAGGATGGCGAATTCTTCGTGCTGCTCGGGCAGACCGGTGCGGGCAAGACGACCACCCTGCGCGTGATCGCCGGCCTGGAGAAGCAAGACGCCGGCGACGTGTTCTTCGACGGCCAGCCGATGAACGATGCGACGCCGGCCGAGCGCGACACGGCCTTCGTCTTCCAGTATTACTCGCTCTACCCGACCATGTCGGTGTATGACAACTTGGCCTTCCCGCTGCGCGCACCGGGCCGCAACTTGAGCGAGGCCGAGATCAAACAGCGCGTGCACGAGGCTGCCGAGCGCGTGCGCATCCCTCACCTACTGCAGCGCTCCACGCGTAACCTGTCCGGCGGCGAGATGCAGCGCGTGGCGCTGGGTCGCGCCCTGGTGCGCCGACCCAGGATCTTCCTAATGGACGAGCCGCTGTCCAACCTGGACGCCAAGCTGCGCGAAGCCCTGCGCATCGAGCTGAACCGCCTACAGCGCGAAGCGCACAGCACCACCCTGTTCGTCACCCACGACCAGATCGAGGCGATGACCCTGGCCGACCGCGTCGGCGTGTTGCGCGAAGGTGTGTTGGTGCAGGTGGGCACACCGCGCGAGATCTATGACTTCCCCGCCACGACGTTCGTGGCCAAGCTGGTCGGTGTGCCGCGCATCAACCTGTATGATGCGGCGCGCGCCGACGGGATGATTCGCGTGCCCGACAGCACGATTCAACTGCCGGCGCCGACGCACGCCGAGCTGCCGGAATCCTTCACGCTCGGCTTCCGGCCGGAGGATGTGAAGATCACCCCCGACGGAGACTTGAGCGGACAGATCGCTCTGCTCGAACCACTCGGTGTCGAGACCATTGTGCATATCCGGTCGGGCCGGCAGAGCTTGCTCAGCACCATCAGTGGCATCGCCGACTTTGGCATCGGTAGCGAGGTGCGCTATCGCATCGTGCGCGAACGGTTGCACTTCTTCGACCGTAAGACCGGCCACCGCTTGTCGTTCAATTAA
- a CDS encoding ABC transporter permease: MQLTRTQTARAHSRRSLTDVQIQVLFIAPTIILLVLWNIFPLFYSLYLSFTEFSVIKPDVPPAWIGLQNYNKLLSDPRIWQYFTLTGRYVVTTVALQAIVGFGLALFLRERFKGSGLITTLILIPIMMSPVVIGLFWKLIYNPAFGIFNYLIGYSVPNSGPDWLGEASRALWAIIIVDVWMWSPFVMLLCLSGLKAIPDYLYEAAAIDRASPWFQFWRITLPQVAPLLLIAILFRTIEAFKTFDLVMGLTGGGPGDSTELIAVHLYRAAFTRFTTGESSALAYIILVIVIAVSNLYVRSLNRIRGES, translated from the coding sequence ATGCAACTGACTCGAACTCAAACCGCACGTGCCCACAGCCGGCGCTCACTCACCGATGTGCAGATTCAGGTGCTGTTTATTGCGCCGACCATCATCCTACTGGTGCTGTGGAACATCTTTCCGCTGTTCTATAGCTTGTACCTGAGCTTCACCGAGTTCTCGGTGATCAAGCCCGACGTCCCGCCGGCCTGGATCGGGCTGCAAAATTACAACAAACTACTCAGCGACCCGCGCATCTGGCAGTATTTCACGCTCACCGGCCGCTACGTCGTGACCACGGTGGCGCTGCAGGCCATCGTCGGCTTCGGCCTGGCGCTGTTCCTGCGCGAACGCTTCAAGGGCAGCGGCCTGATTACCACGCTCATCCTGATCCCGATTATGATGTCGCCGGTCGTCATCGGCCTGTTCTGGAAGCTGATCTACAACCCGGCCTTCGGCATCTTCAACTATCTGATCGGCTACAGCGTGCCAAATTCCGGCCCGGACTGGCTGGGCGAGGCCAGCCGTGCTTTGTGGGCCATCATCATTGTGGATGTGTGGATGTGGAGCCCGTTCGTCATGCTCTTGTGCCTGTCCGGGCTGAAAGCGATTCCCGACTACCTGTACGAAGCGGCGGCGATAGATCGCGCCAGCCCATGGTTCCAGTTCTGGCGCATCACGCTGCCACAAGTGGCGCCGCTGTTGCTGATCGCGATCCTATTTCGCACGATCGAGGCGTTCAAGACATTCGACCTGGTGATGGGCCTGACTGGCGGCGGGCCGGGCGATTCGACCGAGCTGATCGCCGTGCACCTATACCGCGCTGCCTTCACGCGCTTCACCACCGGCGAGTCCAGCGCACTGGCTTACATCATCCTCGTCATCGTCATCGCGGTCAGTAACCTCTACGTCCGCTCGCTCAACCGTATCCGAGGAGAGTCATGA
- a CDS encoding ABC transporter permease → MAVSTTSVPITYATRVDKVGARYQFTRALRIAVVVLYAVISLIPVFWMVTAAFKSRPDVVAIPPKVFFEPTIEGFISLLTKRVLLPPGMIEEYKQRTDLNFAERIMAERGQRITGPSQYGQRLLNSVIVASASTVLSVLLGVLAAYAFSRFNVPGKGDLLFFILSTRMLPPVVVTIPIFLMYQQLRLYDTHLGLILLYTVFNLSFAVWLLKGFIDEIPREYEEAALVDGYSRLQAFRKVVLPQAITGIAATFVFCLIFAWNEYAFALMLTSERARTAPPSIPTVLGTGGIEWSAIAAGTLGFLIPVIIVTFALRDYLLRGVTFGALRK, encoded by the coding sequence ATGGCCGTTTCAACGACTAGCGTCCCGATCACCTATGCTACCCGCGTAGACAAGGTGGGCGCGCGTTATCAGTTCACGCGCGCGTTGCGCATCGCCGTCGTCGTGCTCTACGCCGTGATCAGCCTGATCCCGGTGTTCTGGATGGTGACTGCCGCATTCAAGTCGCGCCCCGATGTCGTCGCCATCCCGCCGAAAGTATTCTTCGAGCCGACGATCGAGGGCTTCATCAGTCTGCTGACGAAGCGCGTGTTATTGCCGCCAGGCATGATCGAAGAATACAAGCAGCGCACCGACCTCAACTTTGCCGAGCGCATCATGGCCGAGCGCGGCCAGCGCATCACCGGACCGAGCCAGTACGGCCAGCGCCTTCTGAACTCGGTCATCGTCGCCAGTGCTTCGACGGTGCTCTCGGTGCTGCTCGGCGTGCTGGCAGCATATGCCTTCAGCCGGTTCAACGTGCCCGGCAAGGGTGACTTGCTCTTCTTCATCCTCAGCACGCGCATGCTACCGCCGGTGGTCGTCACCATCCCGATCTTCTTGATGTATCAGCAGCTCAGGCTCTACGATACGCACCTGGGTTTGATCCTGCTCTACACGGTGTTCAACCTGTCATTCGCGGTGTGGCTGCTCAAGGGCTTCATTGACGAGATCCCACGGGAATACGAGGAAGCTGCGCTGGTGGACGGCTACAGCCGCCTGCAAGCCTTCCGCAAGGTGGTGTTGCCGCAGGCGATCACCGGCATCGCTGCCACCTTCGTGTTTTGTCTCATCTTCGCCTGGAACGAATACGCCTTTGCGCTGATGCTGACGAGCGAGCGCGCCCGCACCGCGCCGCCCAGCATTCCGACTGTGCTTGGCACCGGTGGCATCGAGTGGTCGGCTATTGCCGCCGGCACGCTCGGCTTCCTCATCCCGGTGATCATCGTGACGTTTGCCCTGCGTGACTATCTGCTGCGCGGCGTGACGTTCGGTGCGCTAAGGAAGTGA